Sequence from the Thalassoglobus sp. JC818 genome:
CTCATCAGGAATTTTCCGAGGCTCGATCTTCGGTGTTGATCGTCGCTTTCTGATCAGAGTTTTCAGATCAGAAAAACTGACTCGCCAACAGAGTGGGGTAGCTTCTACAATCCGTCCATGCCTGGAAATACTTTTGGACAACTGTTTCGTATTACAACCGCCGGTGAAAGTCACGGTCCGGGGAACGTCGTCATTGTGGACGGAGTTCCGCCTGGAATTTCGATTTCCGTCGATGATTTGCAAGTCGATCTCGACCGGAGAAAACCGGGACAAAGCAAGATTGTCACGCAAAGAAAAGAGTCTGACCGTCCCGAAATTCTCTCGGGAGTTTTCGAAGGGAAGACGACCGGAACAAGCATCGCCATTCTGATCCGCAACGAAGATCAGCGAAGCCGTGATTACTCGGGAATCAAAGACCTGTATCGCCCCGGTCACGCGGACTACAGCTTCGACGCCAAGTATGGTTTTCGTGACTATCGCGGAGGTGGCCGCAGTAGTGCTCGCGAGACAACCGCTCGTGTCGCTGCTGGAGTGATTGCGAAGAAACTGATTCAAGAAGAGTTCGGCGGAGAAGTCATCGCGTACGTCAGCCAAGTTGGTGATATCCAAGCACAACTCGATGACATTGCGAACTTGTCTCTCGATCAAGTGGAGAAGTGTGCGGACGGCTCGGCGAACATTGTTCGCTGTCCCGATCCAACTGCTGCAGAACAAATGATCGCCTTAATTGATGAATGCCGCAAAGCAGGCGATTCCATTGGAGGCGCTGCCACAATCGTTG
This genomic interval carries:
- the aroC gene encoding chorismate synthase — encoded protein: MPGNTFGQLFRITTAGESHGPGNVVIVDGVPPGISISVDDLQVDLDRRKPGQSKIVTQRKESDRPEILSGVFEGKTTGTSIAILIRNEDQRSRDYSGIKDLYRPGHADYSFDAKYGFRDYRGGGRSSARETTARVAAGVIAKKLIQEEFGGEVIAYVSQVGDIQAQLDDIANLSLDQVEKCADGSANIVRCPDPTAAEQMIALIDECRKAGDSIGGAATIVAKGVPAGLGEPVFDKIKADFAKALFSLPAVLGVEYGIGFGCVNMRGSQHNDLFTTSDDDGSNKIVTKSNRHGGMLGGITTGMPIVLRAAVKPTSSLPIEQETVTRDGSPATIQTKGRHDPCLLPRFIPMAEAMIAIVLADHWLRWKAQKRGTSVD